In Halobacteriovorax marinus SJ, the following proteins share a genomic window:
- a CDS encoding tRNA (cytidine(34)-2'-O)-methyltransferase: protein MQKPLFKIVLNAPEIPGNTGSIGRTCAALNLELILIHPLGFDISEKAVRRAGLDYWDSIKISEYRDFDHFLESEKPKEEELFFFTKSAEETIFETTITEGSYLIFGSESVGLPKDLLAKFSNRQVCFPILNKEIRSLNLASIATSAAFEGIRQLKGY from the coding sequence ATGCAAAAACCTCTTTTTAAAATTGTTTTAAATGCTCCAGAGATACCAGGTAATACTGGCTCTATTGGTAGAACATGTGCGGCCCTAAATCTAGAGCTCATACTTATTCATCCACTTGGCTTTGATATCTCAGAAAAAGCCGTTAGAAGAGCGGGACTGGATTACTGGGATTCGATTAAAATATCTGAGTACAGAGACTTTGATCACTTTCTAGAGTCTGAGAAGCCTAAAGAAGAGGAATTATTTTTCTTCACAAAGAGCGCAGAAGAGACCATTTTTGAAACGACTATCACTGAAGGATCATATCTTATATTTGGAAGTGAAAGTGTTGGACTTCCCAAAGACCTACTTGCAAAGTTTTCAAATAGACAAGTATGCTTTCCAATCCTCAATAAAGAAATAAGATCACTCAATCTTGCCAGTATAGCGACTAGTGCAGCATTTGAAGGAATACGCCAACTCAAAGGCTATTAA
- a CDS encoding leucyl aminopeptidase, whose translation MKYTLNLGAKDFSSDSLVLVSAFEKTVEAKGKTKESKAIVNTHWSKELKTAFENIKTSADFTGSLDSTFTFHLENGTTILAYGLGEKKSMDFEALRNSAAKIYKSIASKHKEVAVQFDGFTLKNKAEESLNAMAEGLSLADYKFDRHFVKKSPAKLKEITFDSAAKKTGLKKLQKTLDDTLVVTESINVGRNFVNEAPNILRSTTYAKEVLADIKGTKGVKTKVLGKAELKKEKMGLFLSVNSGSGFEPQLVHLTYTPAKMTKKTKHIALVGKGLVFDTGGYSLKPSGSMVNMKFDMAGSATVYSAFRAVAKLGLNVKVTCILGMTDNAVNEFATMPDAIVKARNGLSVEILNTDAEGRLVLADCLDYACDQKPDAIIDSATLTGAVLVSLGNQVCGVMGTDQKLTDSLLKSAKNTDEYMWQLPIIKEFHEDMKSPVADLKNIGGSSFGGSSKAAAFLSNFVRDGIPWAHLDIAGIGDSQGHKAYCPTKGASGLIVRTLVDFLKNS comes from the coding sequence ATGAAGTATACTCTCAATCTTGGAGCGAAGGACTTTTCAAGCGATAGCCTAGTGCTAGTTTCTGCCTTTGAAAAGACTGTTGAAGCAAAAGGGAAAACTAAAGAGTCAAAGGCCATTGTTAATACTCACTGGTCAAAAGAACTTAAAACAGCTTTTGAAAATATTAAAACATCTGCTGATTTTACAGGATCACTAGATAGTACTTTCACTTTTCACCTTGAAAATGGAACAACTATTCTTGCTTACGGTCTTGGTGAAAAGAAATCTATGGACTTTGAGGCACTAAGAAATTCTGCAGCAAAGATCTATAAGTCAATCGCATCTAAGCACAAAGAAGTTGCCGTTCAATTTGATGGATTCACATTAAAGAATAAGGCCGAAGAAAGTTTAAATGCTATGGCCGAAGGACTATCTCTTGCTGACTATAAATTTGATCGTCACTTCGTAAAGAAGTCACCAGCAAAATTAAAAGAAATTACTTTTGACTCTGCTGCAAAGAAGACTGGTCTTAAGAAACTACAAAAGACTCTTGATGACACTCTTGTAGTTACTGAGTCTATTAATGTTGGTAGAAACTTTGTTAACGAAGCACCAAACATTCTAAGAAGTACAACATACGCCAAAGAAGTTCTTGCTGATATCAAAGGAACTAAAGGTGTTAAAACTAAAGTTCTAGGTAAAGCAGAATTAAAGAAAGAAAAAATGGGATTATTTCTTTCAGTTAACTCTGGTTCTGGATTCGAGCCACAACTTGTTCACTTAACTTATACTCCAGCAAAAATGACTAAGAAAACTAAGCACATTGCACTAGTTGGAAAAGGACTTGTTTTTGATACTGGTGGATACTCTCTTAAGCCAAGTGGATCAATGGTTAATATGAAATTTGATATGGCCGGATCAGCGACTGTTTACTCTGCATTTAGAGCAGTTGCAAAACTTGGATTAAATGTAAAAGTAACATGTATTCTAGGTATGACTGATAATGCGGTTAACGAGTTTGCAACAATGCCAGATGCAATCGTAAAAGCAAGAAACGGACTATCAGTTGAAATCCTAAATACAGATGCTGAAGGAAGACTAGTTCTAGCAGACTGCCTAGACTATGCTTGTGATCAAAAGCCAGACGCTATTATTGACTCTGCAACACTAACAGGAGCAGTACTTGTTTCTCTTGGTAACCAGGTTTGTGGTGTAATGGGAACTGATCAAAAACTAACTGACAGTCTATTAAAGTCAGCTAAGAATACTGATGAGTACATGTGGCAACTCCCTATCATTAAGGAATTCCATGAAGATATGAAATCACCAGTTGCAGACCTTAAAAATATTGGTGGATCAAGCTTTGGTGGTTCATCGAAGGCTGCAGCATTCCTATCGAACTTTGTAAGGGATGGTATCCCTTGGGCCCACCTTGATATTGCCGGAATTGGTGATAGCCAAGGTCACAAAGCTTATTGTCCAACTAAAGGTGCTTCAGGACTTATCGTAAGAACACTTGTAGATTTCTTAAAGAACTCTTAA